Proteins encoded by one window of Candidatus Bathyarchaeota archaeon:
- a CDS encoding PIN domain-containing protein has product MMIETDLLYAFVKKEDWLKDVADKIVKRIVNGEFGTVYASRECLHELYYVSKEEGISLDEYIFRAATITAIENLKFLETTYEIDLLALTLMRQYNMKSIFDAYYAATALNQVEDHTLISTDEVYDVIPGLIRIDPRKL; this is encoded by the coding sequence TTGATGATTGAAACAGATTTGCTATACGCTTTTGTTAAAAAGGAAGATTGGTTAAAGGATGTTGCTGATAAAATTGTGAAAAGGATTGTTAATGGAGAGTTTGGCACTGTTTACGCCTCTAGAGAATGCCTTCATGAGCTTTACTATGTTTCAAAAGAGGAGGGCATTAGCTTAGATGAGTATATATTTAGAGCTGCAACAATAACAGCTATAGAAAATTTAAAGTTTTTAGAAACAACATATGAGATAGATTTACTGGCATTAACATTAATGAGACAATATAATATGAAGTCAATTTTTGACGCTTACTATGCTGCAACAGCTTTAAACCAAGTTGAAGATCATACGTTAATTTCAACGGATGAGGTATACGATGTAATACCTGGATTAATAAGAATTGATCCTAGAAAACTTTAA
- a CDS encoding Lrp/AsnC ligand binding domain-containing protein codes for MEEISKFDYVRRVYNIAGDRDVLVEVEMKKLDDLKDLINKIRSIDNILETTSYIALSRYK; via the coding sequence ATGGAGGAAATATCAAAGTTTGATTATGTTAGACGCGTATATAATATTGCAGGAGATAGAGATGTTTTAGTTGAAGTTGAAATGAAGAAATTGGATGATTTAAAAGATTTAATAAATAAAATTCGTTCCATCGATAATATTTTAGAAACAACCTCTTATATAGCACTTTCCCGTTATAAATAG
- the arsM gene encoding arsenite methyltransferase — protein sequence MEEKIKNYVQKKYSQIAEKNECCCSCASIEDPLTQAKIIGYSEEELKNAPTEAFMGLGCGNPTALAELKEGEVVLDLGSGAGIDVFLASKKVGSKGLAIGVDMTKEMVKKARKIAKKYGYKNVEFKLGEIENLPIEDNSVDVVISNCVINLCIDKLKAFKEAYRVLKPGGRLMISDLVTNGELPEEIRKNLDAWADCIAGAMQKNEYLETIKKAGFKNITIVSEKPYYEPGMNEKLTGKILSINVKAYK from the coding sequence TTGGAAGAAAAAATAAAAAATTACGTTCAAAAAAAGTATTCTCAAATTGCTGAAAAAAATGAATGCTGCTGCTCTTGCGCTTCTATAGAAGATCCTTTAACTCAAGCTAAGATTATTGGATATTCTGAAGAAGAATTAAAAAATGCTCCTACAGAAGCTTTTATGGGGCTTGGATGCGGAAACCCAACAGCATTAGCAGAATTAAAAGAAGGTGAAGTAGTTTTGGATTTAGGTTCAGGCGCTGGAATAGATGTTTTTTTAGCCTCAAAAAAAGTTGGTTCTAAAGGTTTAGCTATAGGCGTTGATATGACTAAAGAAATGGTTAAAAAAGCTAGAAAAATCGCTAAAAAATATGGATATAAAAACGTGGAATTTAAGCTTGGAGAAATAGAAAATTTACCAATTGAAGATAACTCAGTTGACGTGGTGATAAGCAACTGCGTTATAAACCTTTGCATCGATAAACTGAAAGCTTTTAAAGAAGCTTATAGAGTTTTAAAACCTGGCGGTAGATTAATGATTTCAGATCTAGTCACAAACGGGGAATTACCTGAAGAAATCAGAAAAAACCTTGACGCATGGGCTGATTGCATCGCTGGAGCAATGCAAAAAAACGAGTACCTAGAAACAATAAAAAAAGCAGGTTTTAAAAACATAACAATAGTCTCTGAAAAACCATATTATGAACCTGGAATGAATGAAAAATTAACTGGAAAAATTTTAAGCATCAACGTTAAAGCCTACAAGTAA
- a CDS encoding Lrp/AsnC family transcriptional regulator gives MEKKRHIDEMDFKILLLLYKNPELTYAEIAEKLKTSPVTIHNRIKKLKEDCAFKKIVIIPNEVFGKQVTAFIQVSTIPGQEKSIGERISKFPEVLSVMGTTGDFDLLVKIVTSNIDELHQVIMEKIRSLEGVIRTNTILILFTIKEEFSYIPEEQ, from the coding sequence TTGGAGAAAAAAAGACATATAGATGAAATGGATTTTAAAATTTTATTATTATTATACAAGAATCCTGAATTAACCTATGCAGAAATTGCTGAGAAACTTAAGACAAGTCCGGTTACTATACATAATAGAATAAAAAAGTTAAAGGAAGATTGTGCTTTCAAAAAAATAGTTATAATACCGAATGAAGTATTTGGAAAGCAAGTTACTGCATTTATTCAGGTTTCTACAATTCCTGGGCAAGAAAAGAGTATCGGGGAACGTATATCTAAATTCCCTGAAGTTTTAAGTGTTATGGGTACAACTGGAGATTTTGATCTCTTAGTAAAAATTGTAACAAGTAATATAGATGAGTTGCATCAAGTGATTATGGAAAAAATAAGAAGTTTGGAAGGAGTAATTCGTACGAACACGATTTTAATATTATTTACAATTAAGGAAGAATTTAGTTACATCCCAGAAGAACAATAA
- a CDS encoding VapB-type antitoxin has protein sequence MAIVKIDERGRMSIPKKMGIKSTKAIIIPAGSFFVTIPLPIIPYQYAGSWLTSKRERAELKELAEKLALEEAVKRARRRKQI, from the coding sequence ATGGCTATAGTTAAAATCGATGAAAGAGGAAGAATGAGTATTCCAAAAAAAATGGGGATTAAAAGCACTAAAGCAATAATTATACCCGCTGGCTCATTTTTTGTAACTATTCCATTACCAATAATCCCATATCAATATGCAGGTTCATGGCTTACATCAAAGCGGGAAAGAGCAGAGTTAAAAGAGTTAGCTGAAAAATTAGCATTAGAAGAAGCTGTGAAAAGAGCAAGGAGAAGGAAACAAATTTGA
- a CDS encoding M20 family metallopeptidase, producing the protein MNYEVELLEKLISIDTDVNKKTGYIEMANFLEKECEELGLNVKVYDGSSVINDGFPRPNIVASLNMNAKKTLMLISHYDVVPPGEGWSFNPFKPIKKGDLIFGRGAADNKSAIAAALGIIKKIKEAKRNLLLLFTCDEEVGGAAGLGYLINEVGLKADEALIMDSGYEAVYIGASGILTGEIKVKGVQGHAGYPFKAVNPIYPLAKLIMKLEEFSILREKKISKFPAPPDSPKPYVWGRFNVTVLKAGEKSNIIPGEAKAIFDFRLIPEENIEEAKKEFITYLEEISNELNVKPELTSFNGGGNYYTDPNHPFVKNFKKTVEKVMGKKVPLAAELGGNDGKYTSAKNIPTVCFGPIAKDSRFHGVDEFIRIKDVLTVRDVVLNYIVEDAE; encoded by the coding sequence ATGAATTATGAAGTTGAATTACTTGAAAAACTTATTTCTATAGATACAGATGTGAATAAAAAAACAGGCTATATTGAAATGGCTAATTTTTTAGAGAAAGAATGCGAAGAGTTAGGGTTAAATGTTAAAGTTTATGATGGATCCAGCGTAATAAACGATGGTTTTCCAAGACCAAACATAGTAGCTTCATTAAATATGAATGCAAAAAAAACTTTAATGTTGATTTCTCATTATGATGTTGTTCCACCTGGAGAAGGATGGAGCTTTAATCCTTTTAAACCAATTAAAAAAGGAGACTTAATATTTGGTAGGGGAGCAGCTGATAATAAAAGCGCTATTGCAGCTGCTTTAGGAATAATTAAAAAAATTAAGGAAGCTAAAAGAAACCTTCTTTTATTGTTTACTTGCGATGAAGAAGTAGGTGGAGCAGCTGGTTTAGGATACTTAATAAATGAAGTGGGATTGAAAGCTGATGAAGCTCTTATAATGGATTCAGGTTATGAAGCTGTTTACATAGGTGCTAGCGGAATTTTAACTGGAGAAATAAAGGTTAAAGGGGTTCAAGGTCATGCAGGTTACCCGTTTAAAGCGGTAAACCCAATTTATCCACTTGCTAAATTAATTATGAAATTAGAGGAGTTTTCTATTTTAAGAGAAAAGAAAATATCCAAGTTTCCAGCTCCACCAGATTCCCCGAAACCTTACGTTTGGGGAAGATTCAACGTAACTGTTTTAAAAGCTGGAGAAAAATCGAATATTATACCTGGAGAAGCAAAAGCTATTTTTGATTTTAGGCTTATTCCAGAAGAAAATATTGAAGAAGCAAAAAAAGAATTTATTACATATTTAGAAGAAATCAGCAATGAATTAAATGTGAAACCTGAATTAACAAGCTTTAATGGAGGAGGAAACTATTATACTGACCCTAACCATCCTTTTGTTAAAAACTTTAAGAAAACAGTGGAAAAAGTTATGGGTAAAAAAGTTCCTTTAGCAGCTGAGCTTGGAGGAAATGATGGAAAATACACAAGCGCTAAAAATATTCCAACAGTTTGTTTCGGTCCAATAGCTAAAGATAGTAGATTTCATGGAGTAGATGAATTCATTAGGATAAAAGATGTTTTAACAGTTAGAGATGTTGTATTAAATTATATAGTTGAAGATGCTGAGTAA